From Callospermophilus lateralis isolate mCalLat2 chromosome 5, mCalLat2.hap1, whole genome shotgun sequence, a single genomic window includes:
- the Btnl9 gene encoding butyrophilin-like protein 9 isoform X1, with protein sequence MEGFPVSVDFLKQVPLPSNLFFLTYLLLFLQHEEANSEEVKVIGPGESILAIVGEEVDFPCQLSPLLDAEDMEIHWFQSQPSDVVHLYKGRRELFDQQMAQFQNRTKLVTTEIRSGKVVLVLRSVVPSDEGLYGCSFLSNNFSGEAIWELEVAGLGSDPHIYIEGFKEGGIQMRCTSNGWYPKPKVQWRDHQGQCLPLESEVITQDVKGLFNLETSVVVQGEARRNMSCSIQSPLLIQKKEFVVQIADVFLPGASPWKSAFLGTLVALPLLLALLAMLALYYLHKQQQSQEKLKKQTKKEQGKLTAQLKKLQTELDWRRTEGQAEWRAAQQYAVDVTLDATTAHPSLEVSKDAKSVSSRPAVPILADGCPQRFTEQTCVLSRERFSTGRHYWEVHVGRRSRWFLGACLATVQRSGLARLSPAAGYWVMGLWNSCEYFVLDPHRVALTLRVPPRRVGIFLDCEAGKLSFFNVSDGSHIFTFTDTFSGALCAYFRPRAHDGGEHPNPLTICSWPARGTCVPEENDLDCLLQPYDPLDTDLGLW encoded by the exons AGGAGGTCAAGGTGATAGGCCCTGGGGAATCCATACTGGCCATTGTCGGGGAAGAGGTGGATTTCCCGTGCCAATTGTCACCGCTCCTGGACGCTGAAGACATGGAGATCCACTGGTTCCAGAGCCAGCCCTCGGATGTAGTGCACCTGTACAAGGGGCGGCGGGAGCTCTTCGACCAACAGATGGCGCAGTTCCAAAACAGGACCAAACTCGTCACGACGGAGATCCGCTCTGGCAAAGTCGTCTTGGTGCTCCGCAGCGTCGTTCCATCAGACGAGGGTCTGTATGGATGCAGCTTTCTCTCCAACAACTTCTCTGGTGAAGCCATCTGGGAGCTGGAGGTAGCAG GGCTGGGCTCAGATCCACATATCTATATTGAAGGCTTTAAGGAAGGAGGCATTCAGATGAGATGTACCTCCAATGGCTGGTACCCCAAACCCAAAGTTCAGTGGAGAGATCaccagggacagtgcctgccactGGAGTCTGAAGTCATTACCCAAGATGTCAAGGGCCTCTTCAATCTGGAAACATCTGTAGTTGTCCAAGGTGAAGCCCGTCGCAACATGTCCTGCTCCATCCAGAGCCCTCTGCTGATTCAGAAGAAAGAGTTTGTGGTCCAGATAGCAG ATGTATTTCTTCCCGGAGCTTCCCCTTGGAAGAGTGCTTTCTTAGGGACCCTGGTGGCACTGCCGCTACTCCTGGCCCTCCTCGCGATGCTGGCGTTGTACTACTTGCACAAGCAACAGCAGTCTCAAG AAAAGCTAAAGAAACAGACAAAGAAGGAACAAG GAAAACTGACTGCACAGCTGA AGAAGCTTCAAACAGAGCTTG ACTGGAGAAGAACTGAAGGTCAGGCTG AGTGGAGAGCAGCACAACAATATGCAG TGGACGTGACCTTGGATGCAACCACAGCGCACCCCAGCCTGGAGGTTTCTAAGGATGCCAAAAGCGTTTCTTCTCGCCCAGCGGTACCGATCCTTGCAGATGGTTGTCCGCAAAGGTTCACTGAGCAAACATGCGTTCTGAGCCGGGAGCGCTTCTCCACAGGCCGCCACTACTGGGAAGTGCACGTGGGCCGAAGGAGCCGCTGGTTCCTGGGCGCCTGTCTGGCAACTGTGCAACGCTCAGGACTCGCGCGCCTGAGCCCGGCTGCTGGCTACTGGGTGATGGGGCTGTGGAACAGCTGCGAGTACTTCGTCCTGGACCCACACCGTGTAGCGCTCACTCTGCGCGTGCCTCCGCGGCGCGTGGGCATCTTCCTGGACTGTGAGGCGGGAAAGCTGTCCTTCTTTAACGTGTCCGATGGCTCCCATATCTTCACCTTCACAGACACCTTCTCAGGGGCTCTCTGCGCATATTTCAGGCCCAGGGCCCACGATGGTGGAGAACACCCTAATCCACTAACCATCTGCTCTTGGCCGGCTAGAGGGACGTGCGTCCCAGAAGAGAACGACTTGGACTGCCTGTTACAGCCTTATGATCCCTTGGATACTGACTTAGGTCTGTGGTGA
- the Btnl9 gene encoding butyrophilin-like protein 9 isoform X2 — translation MLCCYLKEEVKVIGPGESILAIVGEEVDFPCQLSPLLDAEDMEIHWFQSQPSDVVHLYKGRRELFDQQMAQFQNRTKLVTTEIRSGKVVLVLRSVVPSDEGLYGCSFLSNNFSGEAIWELEVAGLGSDPHIYIEGFKEGGIQMRCTSNGWYPKPKVQWRDHQGQCLPLESEVITQDVKGLFNLETSVVVQGEARRNMSCSIQSPLLIQKKEFVVQIADVFLPGASPWKSAFLGTLVALPLLLALLAMLALYYLHKQQQSQEKLKKQTKKEQGKLTAQLKKLQTELDWRRTEGQAEWRAAQQYAVDVTLDATTAHPSLEVSKDAKSVSSRPAVPILADGCPQRFTEQTCVLSRERFSTGRHYWEVHVGRRSRWFLGACLATVQRSGLARLSPAAGYWVMGLWNSCEYFVLDPHRVALTLRVPPRRVGIFLDCEAGKLSFFNVSDGSHIFTFTDTFSGALCAYFRPRAHDGGEHPNPLTICSWPARGTCVPEENDLDCLLQPYDPLDTDLGLW, via the exons AGGAGGTCAAGGTGATAGGCCCTGGGGAATCCATACTGGCCATTGTCGGGGAAGAGGTGGATTTCCCGTGCCAATTGTCACCGCTCCTGGACGCTGAAGACATGGAGATCCACTGGTTCCAGAGCCAGCCCTCGGATGTAGTGCACCTGTACAAGGGGCGGCGGGAGCTCTTCGACCAACAGATGGCGCAGTTCCAAAACAGGACCAAACTCGTCACGACGGAGATCCGCTCTGGCAAAGTCGTCTTGGTGCTCCGCAGCGTCGTTCCATCAGACGAGGGTCTGTATGGATGCAGCTTTCTCTCCAACAACTTCTCTGGTGAAGCCATCTGGGAGCTGGAGGTAGCAG GGCTGGGCTCAGATCCACATATCTATATTGAAGGCTTTAAGGAAGGAGGCATTCAGATGAGATGTACCTCCAATGGCTGGTACCCCAAACCCAAAGTTCAGTGGAGAGATCaccagggacagtgcctgccactGGAGTCTGAAGTCATTACCCAAGATGTCAAGGGCCTCTTCAATCTGGAAACATCTGTAGTTGTCCAAGGTGAAGCCCGTCGCAACATGTCCTGCTCCATCCAGAGCCCTCTGCTGATTCAGAAGAAAGAGTTTGTGGTCCAGATAGCAG ATGTATTTCTTCCCGGAGCTTCCCCTTGGAAGAGTGCTTTCTTAGGGACCCTGGTGGCACTGCCGCTACTCCTGGCCCTCCTCGCGATGCTGGCGTTGTACTACTTGCACAAGCAACAGCAGTCTCAAG AAAAGCTAAAGAAACAGACAAAGAAGGAACAAG GAAAACTGACTGCACAGCTGA AGAAGCTTCAAACAGAGCTTG ACTGGAGAAGAACTGAAGGTCAGGCTG AGTGGAGAGCAGCACAACAATATGCAG TGGACGTGACCTTGGATGCAACCACAGCGCACCCCAGCCTGGAGGTTTCTAAGGATGCCAAAAGCGTTTCTTCTCGCCCAGCGGTACCGATCCTTGCAGATGGTTGTCCGCAAAGGTTCACTGAGCAAACATGCGTTCTGAGCCGGGAGCGCTTCTCCACAGGCCGCCACTACTGGGAAGTGCACGTGGGCCGAAGGAGCCGCTGGTTCCTGGGCGCCTGTCTGGCAACTGTGCAACGCTCAGGACTCGCGCGCCTGAGCCCGGCTGCTGGCTACTGGGTGATGGGGCTGTGGAACAGCTGCGAGTACTTCGTCCTGGACCCACACCGTGTAGCGCTCACTCTGCGCGTGCCTCCGCGGCGCGTGGGCATCTTCCTGGACTGTGAGGCGGGAAAGCTGTCCTTCTTTAACGTGTCCGATGGCTCCCATATCTTCACCTTCACAGACACCTTCTCAGGGGCTCTCTGCGCATATTTCAGGCCCAGGGCCCACGATGGTGGAGAACACCCTAATCCACTAACCATCTGCTCTTGGCCGGCTAGAGGGACGTGCGTCCCAGAAGAGAACGACTTGGACTGCCTGTTACAGCCTTATGATCCCTTGGATACTGACTTAGGTCTGTGGTGA